AAACCGCATTTACTGTTACAATTGATGCAAAGGAGGCAACGACAGGCGTAAGTGCTTATGAGCGTGATATGACGATTAGACTTGCTGCTAGTACTGATTCGGTGCCTGAAAATTTTGTAAGGCCTGGGCATATATTTCCGCTTATTGCAAAAAAAGGTGGTGTCCTCGTTCGTACAGGTCACACTGAAGGATCAGTTGATCTTTGCAAACTTGCTGGCGTTAGTCCAATGGCAGCGATTTGTGAGATTGTAAAAGAAGATGGTACAATGGCAAGACGTGATTATTTGGAGGAATTCTGTAAAAAATTTAACCTAAATATGATAAGCGTTTCTGAATTAGTAGAATACAGACTTAGTCACGAAAGCTTAATAGAAGTTTCGCCTGCAAAGAGTGTAAAAATCTGTGGTTTTGAAGCAAAAAGATATGACATAAAAGATCATGAAAATAAAAATCACGCTGCCTATGTTTTCGGAGAGATAAAAGCGCAAACTAATGTAAAATTTCAAAAAATAAGCAAAGACCATGAGCTTTTAAGCGGAGATAAATTTGATAATTTATTAAAGGCATTGGATTTTTTAAGTAAAAATGGCGGAGTGTTGCTATTTTTAGACAGCAATAAAAGCGATACAAGCTCACAAAAAGATTATGGCATTGGGGCACAAATTTTAAAGTATTTTGGCATAAGCGAAATTGAGCTTTTAAGCTCAAATAAAAATAAAGAATTTGTAAGCTTAGCAGGTTTTGGTCTTGATATAAAAGGCTATAAAGAAATTTAAAATAGATAGCCTTTTGACGCTTTTTATTTAACGCGGATATTAATCATCCTAATAGCAAAATTCTTCACTTGGAAAAATTTTGCCTTTTACATCATTTGCGTAGGATTGCACACTCTTTCTTACAATATCCGCTCCATCAAGATAGCGTTTTACAAATTTTGGTTTAAAGTCTTCAAAAAAACCAAGCATATCAGACCACACAAGCACTTGTCCATCGACATTTACTCCAGACCCAATGCCAATAACTGGTATATGAACTTGCTTTGTTATCTCGCTAGCCACGCTACTCATCGTACCCTCAAGCAAGATACCAAATGTTCCAGCTTGCTCAAACGCTAAAGCCTCTTCAATTAATTCTTTCGCCTCGATCTCGCTTCTGCCTTTTATCTTATAACCGCCTTCAAATTTATAAAACTGAGGCTTTAAGCCAATGTGAGCCATAACGTTTATGCCCTCTTCACAAAGGCGCTTCACTAAATTTACTTGGTGCATGCCAACTTCGAGTTTTACCGCATCGGCATTTGTCTGTTTGAAAAATTTCATCGCATTTTTTATCGCTTGCTTTTCATTTGTGTAGCTACCAAATGGCATATCAGCCATGATAAAAGTATTTTTGGCTCCGTTACAAACGGCCTTTGTATGATAAAGCATGGTATTCATGTCCGCACTTATCGTGCTTTCTTGCATATTAAAACTCATATTTAAGCTATCACCAACCAAAATAATATCAGCATAATCATCAAAAAGCTTAGCAAATAACGCATCATAGGCTGTTATCATTACAATAGGCTCAATGCCTTTTTTGTTTTTTATATCATTTATGCTTAGTTTTTTCTTCTGAGTTTTTTCATTTTTCATTGCAAGCTCCAAGGATTTTTAGCTAAAAGGCTAACAATTTTATCAAATTTTTGCTACAATTACGCCAATTTCTTAAGGACATAAAAATGGGTATATTAAAAAGGCTTGAAATAGATTACTCTTATGATATAGTTGAAGAATTTTTATCTCACTATGCTTTAATGTGCGATTTACTAGAGCCTTTGATAATAAATTTAGGAAGAGCTGATAAATATAAAGATAGTATCTTAGAGCTTACTAGGATTTTTCATAATATTAAATCAGCAGCAGGATTCATGCATCTTGATCCGATATTAAAGCTTACAACTTTAGCTGAAGAGATAGCTCAAGAAGCAAGAAGTCTAAAAGGGCCAGCAAATGATAAATTTATAGATTGGTTGCTGCTTGTTAGTGATCAGTTCAATAAATATAAAGATGACGTCGAGAACGATTTTGAATATTTTAGCGTTCTTGAGCCAAAAATCATTGATGTGCCTGCAAAACTTAACTAAATAATTCACTAACCATTTTATTTTTGGGAGCGACTTGGCTTCGACAGGAGCAGAGTGTGTACGGTGGCACGTCGCTTTGAGCAAAGCGTAAAAAGCTCAAATTAAATTTAAACGCAAACAACGTTAATTTCGCTCCTGCTTACGCTAAAGCTGCGTAAGTTCAGTTGAGCCTTGCTTAGTCTAATTCTAGCTAGGACAAAAGCAAGTAATTTAGCTAGAGTAGGCTCGCAAAGTGACTGCTTGCTAGCTGAAATTTTAGTCTTAGTCTAAATTTTGGTTTTGGAAAGTGAGCCTTTTTAGATGAAATTTTCACTTTTACTAAGCGTGTAGAGGCTGTATGCATTTTGTTTTTGGACAGGGGTTCGATCCCCCTCGCTTCCACCATTTCTATCTAAAATACAAATAAATTTTTATTAAATAGCTTAAATTAAAAAAGCTCTTCTGACTCAAAATAATTTTGTGAAATATTTCGCTCTTTTTCATTAGTATTTACATGAAGCACATAATAGCCTATCTGTGTGTTGCTAGCGTCTATTAATGGAACCACGCAAAAGTAGTGTGTTTTATAAACGTAAAATTCATATTCTTTAAAATTAATATCACGCAAAAAACCTACTATATTTAAATTTGCACTGCTTAAATTTTCGATGTAATAATCATTTAAAATTTGATCACTCGGAATGCTTTTACGAGATGGCATCTTATCTTTTGCCAAAAGAACAAATAGATCAATTCCTTGCTTTTTAAAATAATTTCCAAGTGAGTCAAAATTTAACAAAACCTCGATGTTGCCAATAATTTTACCATCACGTATTACGTTTGAGACAGCCCTTATATGCGTTCCAGCATACCACGCCTCGATACCGACCATGGGCTTGTTTTGATGCCTTGACTCTTGCACTAAAAACCTACTACTAGCGATCATATCGCCATATCTGTTTAGATCCCAGCTCCTTACATAGCTTTTTAGATCTTTATCATAAATGTGAAGCTTAATATTGTTATACATCGAAGCTGCACCAAGGGTTTTGGTTAAATTTTCGATATTTTTTATGCATTCATCGCGGCTTTGACCTAGCAAACACATTTGTATAGACTCATTTTGAGCAAGCAGGATAGAGATCGCCATTGATGAAAATTTCTCATCATCTATGCTTTTATTAAGCTGTTTTACCTGGTAATCAAAAAAGACTCGCATATTATTTTGCATCTTTTCAGCCATATAAGAGCTGTAAAGAAAGTAAAAAAGCCCTCCAAGTACTATGATAAAGATAAAAACGATATAGACATTAAGATATTTTTTATATTTATTCAAAAACTAGCCCTTAACTTTTCTTCTAAAAATTTTGCAAATTTATCAAATTCTGGCAACGCAAGCTCGCTTTTTCTTTTTGGATTAGCCCAAACGCTATCTGGAAAAAACGAGTCACTACTAAATCTAGCAATAACATGAATATGCACGTGTGGCACGTAGTTTCCAAAGCTTGCAATGTTTATTTTGGTTGGTTTATAAAACTCAAGCATAGCCTTTTCGCTTATAAGCATCGCTTCAAATAGCCTTGCCCTACTCGCTTCATCGCAATCGCTTAGCTCACGAAATGGCTTAATGGTAAAAATTTTTATCCAAGGAAGCTCATTGTCTTCACGCTCGATTTTTATAAATTTATCTTCATAGATCATATTTATTCCTATTTTTATACAAAATTTCTCTCTCTTAAAAGCGTATAAAGTTTGATAGTCGAGATAAAAAATGTCACGATCGCTGGTCCAAGGATCACACCCCAAAACCCAAATGTCGTGATGCCGGCGAGCATCGCAAAAAATATAAGAAGTTCATTTATCTTTGTTGGTATTTTGACCAGCTTTGAGTTTATAAATTTAATAACAAGTGGCTTTAAAAGCGTATCAGCTGCAAATGAGATCACTACGATCGTATAAATTGCGATAGTTATCGCTGCTGCTGTGTTGCCATTTGCAAACTCATAAATACTAATAGGCGCCCACGCCAAAATACCGCCAACAACTGGGATTAGTGAAGCAAAGCTAAAAAAGATGCCAGTTAGCACGCCGTCATAGCCGTAAAAGCTTGTGATAATAGCAAATAAAAAGCCTTGTATTATCATATTTGCAATGGTTGAATAAAAAACGACACTCATCACATTGCCAACTTCGCTTAAAATAGACTCTGTGTCATCTTGCTTTAGCGGAAGTGCATATTTTAGATAGCTGATTAGTTCATTGCCATAAAGATTGCAAAAGAAGAAAAAGACCAAAATAATAATCATATCAACGCCAAATTTAAGGCTTAACTTACCTAGACTTGCAAGATTTGTCGCAAGTTGAGAAAAAAGCATCTTAATATCAAGTCCGCCAATAAATTCTTTTATCTTTGGCTCTAAAAAATTTATCGACTCAGGCATCCTAAAATCATAATTTTTGATAAATTCTATAGTCTTTGTAACATTGTTTATATCAAAGCCAGCCGCGTATTTTGCGATCTCAACCACCGCATAAAGAAGTGGGGCGATAAATAAGCAAAGAAGCACAGATGTGGTAAGAGCCGATGAAAGCGTCTTTCGGTTTTTGGTAAGCGATAAAAATGCGATTTGGACATTTGAAACCGCGACAGCAAGCAGTGCAGCGATAAAAATATCAAGCAGATAAGGTTTAAAAAGATAGACCACTAAAGCCAAAGCACAAAATACAAAAATTCCAAAAAATAGTCTATTGTTCATCTTGCTCCCTTAAAATGGGGTAATTATAGCAAATTTATTAAAGCTGCTCATTTGCTTCCCAAATTTGCTCAATCTCTTTGCCATCAAGCTTGTAAAGCTAGCAATTGTGGC
This portion of the Campylobacter concisus genome encodes:
- the panB gene encoding 3-methyl-2-oxobutanoate hydroxymethyltransferase; protein product: MKNEKTQKKKLSINDIKNKKGIEPIVMITAYDALFAKLFDDYADIILVGDSLNMSFNMQESTISADMNTMLYHTKAVCNGAKNTFIMADMPFGSYTNEKQAIKNAMKFFKQTNADAVKLEVGMHQVNLVKRLCEEGINVMAHIGLKPQFYKFEGGYKIKGRSEIEAKELIEEALAFEQAGTFGILLEGTMSSVASEITKQVHIPVIGIGSGVNVDGQVLVWSDMLGFFEDFKPKFVKRYLDGADIVRKSVQSYANDVKGKIFPSEEFCY
- a CDS encoding HIT family protein codes for the protein MIYEDKFIKIEREDNELPWIKIFTIKPFRELSDCDEASRARLFEAMLISEKAMLEFYKPTKINIASFGNYVPHVHIHVIARFSSDSFFPDSVWANPKRKSELALPEFDKFAKFLEEKLRASF
- a CDS encoding bifunctional 3,4-dihydroxy-2-butanone 4-phosphate synthase/GTP cyclohydrolase II produces the protein MAFENVLKAIEDIKNGKMVIMVDDEDRENEGDLVFSAASSDMQKVNFAITHAKGVLCLAMDEANAKRLDLPLMVSKNTSSHETAFTVTIDAKEATTGVSAYERDMTIRLAASTDSVPENFVRPGHIFPLIAKKGGVLVRTGHTEGSVDLCKLAGVSPMAAICEIVKEDGTMARRDYLEEFCKKFNLNMISVSELVEYRLSHESLIEVSPAKSVKICGFEAKRYDIKDHENKNHAAYVFGEIKAQTNVKFQKISKDHELLSGDKFDNLLKALDFLSKNGGVLLFLDSNKSDTSSQKDYGIGAQILKYFGISEIELLSSNKNKEFVSLAGFGLDIKGYKEI
- a CDS encoding AI-2E family transporter, whose translation is MNNRLFFGIFVFCALALVVYLFKPYLLDIFIAALLAVAVSNVQIAFLSLTKNRKTLSSALTTSVLLCLFIAPLLYAVVEIAKYAAGFDINNVTKTIEFIKNYDFRMPESINFLEPKIKEFIGGLDIKMLFSQLATNLASLGKLSLKFGVDMIIILVFFFFCNLYGNELISYLKYALPLKQDDTESILSEVGNVMSVVFYSTIANMIIQGFLFAIITSFYGYDGVLTGIFFSFASLIPVVGGILAWAPISIYEFANGNTAAAITIAIYTIVVISFAADTLLKPLVIKFINSKLVKIPTKINELLIFFAMLAGITTFGFWGVILGPAIVTFFISTIKLYTLLRERNFV
- a CDS encoding cache domain-containing protein, with product MNKYKKYLNVYIVFIFIIVLGGLFYFLYSSYMAEKMQNNMRVFFDYQVKQLNKSIDDEKFSSMAISILLAQNESIQMCLLGQSRDECIKNIENLTKTLGAASMYNNIKLHIYDKDLKSYVRSWDLNRYGDMIASSRFLVQESRHQNKPMVGIEAWYAGTHIRAVSNVIRDGKIIGNIEVLLNFDSLGNYFKKQGIDLFVLLAKDKMPSRKSIPSDQILNDYYIENLSSANLNIVGFLRDINFKEYEFYVYKTHYFCVVPLIDASNTQIGYYVLHVNTNEKERNISQNYFESEELF
- a CDS encoding phosphorelay protein → MGILKRLEIDYSYDIVEEFLSHYALMCDLLEPLIINLGRADKYKDSILELTRIFHNIKSAAGFMHLDPILKLTTLAEEIAQEARSLKGPANDKFIDWLLLVSDQFNKYKDDVENDFEYFSVLEPKIIDVPAKLN